In one window of Camelus bactrianus isolate YW-2024 breed Bactrian camel chromosome 13, ASM4877302v1, whole genome shotgun sequence DNA:
- the DNAJC16 gene encoding dnaJ homolog subfamily C member 16 encodes MEVKKLSISWQFLIVLVLILQILSALDFDPYRVLGVSRTASQADIKKAYKKLAREWHPDKNKDPGAEDKFIQISKAYEILSNEEKRSQYDHYGDAGENQGYQKQQQREYRFRHFHENFYFDESFFHFPFNSERRDSIDEKYLLHFSHYVNEVVPDSFKKPYLIKITSDWCFSCIHIEPVWKEVVQELEGLGVGIGVVHAGYERRLAHHLGAHSTPSILGIINGKISFFHNAVVRENLRQFVESLLPGNLVEKVTNKNYIRFLSGWQQENKPHVLLFDQVPVVPLLYKLTAFAYKDYLSFGYVYVGLRGVEEMTRQFNINVYVPSILVFKEHIHKPADVIQARGMKKQVIDDFVTQNKYLLAARLTSQKLFHELCPVKRSHRQRKYCVVLLTTEAAKLSKPFEAFLSFALANTRDTVRFVHVYSNRQQEFANTLRPDSDAFRGKSAVSILERRNTAGRVVYKTLEDPWTGSESDKFILLGYLDQLRKDPALLSSEAVLPDLTDELAPIFLLRWFYSAAGYVSDCWDSLFHSNWREMMPLLSLVFSALFILFGTVIIQAFSDSNDERESSPPDKEEAHEKTGKTEPSFTKEHSSKIPKKGFVEVTELTDVTYTSNLVRLRPGHMNVVLILSNSTKTSLLQKFALEVYTFTGSSCLHFSFLSLDKHREWLEYLLEFAQDAAPIPNQYDKHFMERDYTGYVLALNGHKKYFCLFKPQKTVEEEEAMGSCSDLDSSLHLGESRGKPSHGLGSKPIKGKLSKLSLWMERLLEGSLQRFYIPSWPELD; translated from the exons atggaaGTGAAAAAGTTGAGCATTTCCTGGCAATTCTTGATAGTTCTGGTTCTGATCCTGCAAATTCTGTCTGCGTTGGATTTTGACCCATACAGAGTCCTAGGGGTCAGCCGAACAGCCAGTCAGGCTGATATTAAAAAGGCTTATAAGAAGCTCGCCCGGGAATG GCATCCTGACAAAAACAAAGATCCTGGAGCAGAAGACAAGTTCATTCAAATCAGCAAGGCTTACGAG ATTCTTTCCAATGAGGAAAAGAGATCACAATACGACCACTACGGAGACGCCGGGGAGAACCAGGGCtaccagaagcagcagcagcgaGAGTATCGCTTCCGCCATTTCCAcgagaatttttattttgacgAATCTTTTTTTCACTTCCCTTTTAATTCTGAGCGGCGGGACTCGattgatgaaaaatatttattgcactTTTCACATTATGTGAATGAAGTGGTTCCAGATAGCTTTAAGAAACCCTACCTCATTAAGATCACCTCCGATTGGTGCTTTAGCTGCATCCATATTGAGCCTGTTTGGAAAGAAGTAGTCCAAGAACTGGAAGGATTGG GCGTAGGAATCGGCGTGGTCCATGCTGGGTATGAGAGACGCCTGGCCCATCACCTGGGAGCACACAGCACACCCTCTATCCTAGGAATCATAAATGGGAAAATCTCCTTCTTCCATAACGCAGTCGTCCGTGAGAACCTGCGACAGTTTGTGGAGAGTCTTCTTCCAGGGAACTTGGTGGAGAAA gttacaaataaaaattacatccGATTCCTCTCTGGCTGGCAGCAAGAGAACAAACCACATGTCCTTCTGTTTGACCAGGTGCCCGTGGTACCACTGCTCTACAAG TTGACTGCTTTTGCTTACAAAGATTACTTGTCATTTGGATATGTGTACGTCGGTCTGCGAGGGGTGGAAGAGATGACGAGGCAGTTCAACATCAATGTCTATGTCCCCAGCATCTTGGTCTTTAAAGAACACATACATAAGCCTGCCGACGTTATCCAG GCCCGAGGTATGAAGAAGCAGGTCATCGATGACTTCGTCACCCAAAACAAGTACCTGCTGGCGGCCAGGCTCACCAGCCAGAAGTTGTTCCATGAACTCTGCCCCGTAAAGCGGTCTCACCGACAGAGGAA GTACTGTGTGGTTTTACTGACCACTGAGGCTGCCAAGTTGAGTAAACCCTTCGAGGCCTTTCTGTCCTTTGCTCTGGCAAACACACGAGACACAGTGAGATTCGTGCACGTCTACAGCAATCGGCAGCAGGAGTTTGCCAACACCTTACGACCAGACAGTGACGCGTTTCGAGGAAAATCTGCG gtATCTATCTTAGAAAGGCGCAACACGGCGGGTAGGGTGGTGTACAAAACGCTGGAGGATCCCTGGACCGGGAGCGAGAGCGATAAATTCATCCTTTTGGGTTATCTTGACCAGCTGCGGAAAGACCCAGCTCTTCTGTCCTCGGAGGCTGTGCTCCCGGACTTGACCGACGAGCTTGCCCCT ATCTTTCTCCTCCGGTGGTTCTACTCTGCTGCTGGCTACGTCTCAGACTGCTGGGACAGCTTGTTTCACAGCAACTG GCGGGAAATGATGCCCCTTCTGTCCCTGGTCTTCTCTGCCCTCTTCATCCTCTTCGGCACTGTCATCATTCAGGCTTTCAG tgACTCAAACGATGAGCGGGAGTCTAGCCCTCCAGATAAAGAGGAAGCCCACGAGAAGACCGGGAAGACAGAGCCAAGCTTCACCAAGGAGCATAGCAG CAAGATTCCTAAAAAAGGCTTTGTGGAGGTAACCGAACTCACAGATGTAACGTACACCAGTAACTTGGTACGCCTGAGGCCAGGCCACATGAACGTGGTCCTTATCCTGTCAAATTCCACCAAGACCAGCCTGCTGCAGAAATTCGCTTTGGAGGTCTACACATTCACTGG GAGCAGCTGCCTCCATTTTTCCTTCCTGAGTCTAGATAAACACAGAGAATGGCTAGAATACTTACTAGAATTTGCTCAAGATGCAGCCCCAATCCCAAACCAGTATGACAAGCATTTCATGGAACGGGACTACACTGGCTACGTCCTGGCTCTGAATGGCCACAAAAAATACTTCTGCCTCTTCAAACCCCAAAAAACAGTCGAGGAGGAGGAAGCCATGGGGTCGTGCAGTGATCTTGACTCTTCCCTCCATCTGGGTGAATCTCGAGGGAAACCTTCCCATGGCCTTGGATCCAAGCCCATCAAAGGAAAATTGAGCAAGTTGTCCTTATGGATGGAACGGCTGCTGGAAGGCTCCCTACAGAGGTTTTATATCCCGTCATGGCCTGAGCTAGACTGA